In one window of Vanrija pseudolonga chromosome 5, complete sequence DNA:
- the VPS54 gene encoding VPS54-like protein codes for MSKPPVAPPPQGGPSPLPHQVNPVVRDLAATPTPVPSSPPASESFFSEIDGTAASVLETSYGDITWEPPADASSLNIVSWKLDVDAHVDDGIDRRGFNAISTVLAHPTKKANPLRASRKALPPLAQPPPILPKPYPRSHYDPYLQTITPLYESFLTAQQTASMAAAAESQGPFDLDLVAKKVAKADLPSLDDIPETFFETSFDLANPVTWAQVMETGGSSSKASRDDAVQESLSTYLDNLESHLVHEITLRSSAFFSALSNLQDLNSESSSCLTRIADLKTSLGEVGGEQARKGLEIIDAQTRLRSLRITEHGIKRVAELDDILRIAKDLADHGDWFGALGYVEDVGRWWDRNGATIAKPEEEGEQPAPSSSTLPLTTLPAFANLPIAITALMSNIASQLDAALGTVLLALLSEADKGEEFDADNLRAKIGPMLGGLLRCGRIDTLAGVWRTAVTTAIREGGRQHLPVSNAEEDADGAGDGRGHSLAESLQAMSHVQFLDVARKMYGSMLSRLNLVQKIGDEMAAILEENNSITPLSIAHSSGPNAVLKSPEASPFEPADVLGAACELANTRSSKILSVRSEQNASLPIEQFVEIFSESWEFVVATETMAKRMIVSLRGVAAQQARQFLMTYHGQRLTKSAKFVEDETWVQVDIPPATQHAVNLFIEAAVSDPPECFVPPRQAPNGTANGDTPKANAKVVQIEDKPYFAVKATSESLQLLAEYLSVVVNLDLVCTDVMARIIEFLKSFNSRTCQVVLGAGAMRSAGLKNITAKHLALASQSLSIIIALIPYIREFIRRHLNPKQAVMLIEFDKLKRDYQEHQNEIHAKLVAIMADRLAVHCGELREIDWEATPARDGPRQYALMLTKETQTLHKVLSKYLSQATVEGVMSQVLAASVHRLSEEYGKVEFKSEEAKKRMAMDAAYINAKLGPLSEAGTAVASLETLVKDKATPRKVTMRGLLRRNGSSNNDSSTGAGAPADDGTEAGEDVDEDGDILTEAVPSGDHDSKEEDANGGAAGRASEEKQAELTQSAEGKEEKVEKDEAPKTPEKSKVPLPEGEKYSEWSTRSPAMSPVRSPERVQRVLSPEPPSKSPEPPAKSPDLPPKSPEPALKSPTPPEKDLPAAASDPLSSAAPAPPSPTKPAPPSPTKASPPPVSAEDPRPMPPNKPKPRMSLEARLKAKLAAQAASAKPDKPRASSESAERVSVDSVPERVSVDVAKPADADKPAAAEPPADKPHEDTAKDAPTPEAAKDAAITTPPTTSPNDVTETVDSAAAAASPTTTPSPPPKDDTAIVPSIPEAKDTPE; via the exons ATGTCCAAGCCACCAgtcgcaccaccaccacaaggcgggccgtcgccgctaCCGCACCAGGTCAACCCCGTGGTCCGGGACCTGGCCGCGACGCCAACGCCTgtgccctcgtcgcctccAGCTTCAGAGTCCTTCTTCTCCGAGATTGACGGCACAGCGGCAAGCGTGCTCGAGACATCGTACGGCGACATCACCTGGGAGCCCCCGGCAGATGCGAGCTCGTTAAACATTGTGTCATGGAAGCTAGACGTCGATGCGCATGTCGACGACGGTATCGACAGGCGCGGCTTCAATG CCATCTCGACTGTCCTCGCCCACCCGACCAAGAAGGCCAACCCGCTGCGAGCATCGCGCAAGGCGCTCCCACCACTCGCCCAACCGCCACCAATTCTGCCCAAGCCTTATCCGCGATCACACTATGACCCGTACCTCCAGACGATCACCCCGCTCTACGAGTCGTTCCTCACCGCACAGCAGACGGCGTCGAtggccgcggctgccgagTCGCAGGGCCcgttcgacctcgacctcgtggcCAAGAAGGTTgccaaggccgacctgcCATCCCTGGACGATATCCCCGAGACCTTCTTTGAAACCAGCTTTGATCTCGCCAACCCGGTCACTTGGGCACAGGTCATGGAGACTGGTGGCTCGTCATCAAAGGCATCAAGAGACGACGCGGTGCAGGAGTCGCTATCGACATATCTGGACAACTTGGAGAGCCACCTGGTGCATGAGATCACACTGCGTTCATCTGCCTTCTTCTCAGCGCTCTCAAATCTGCAGGACCTCAACTCGGAGTCATCATCCTGTTTGACACGCATCGCCGACCTTAAAACGTCGCTTGGTGAAGTCGGTGGGGAGCAGGCCCGCAAAGGTCTCGAAATAATCGACGCACAGACGAGGCTGCGGTCTTTGAGGATTACCGAACACGGCATCAAACGCGTCGCGGAGCTCGACGATATTCTTCGCATCGCCAAGGACTTGGCCGACCACGGCGACTGGTTCGGTGCTCTGGGATACGTCGAGGACGTTGGTCGCTGGTGGGACCGAAACGGTGCAACAATAGCAAAgccggaggaggagggcgagcagccAGCGCCATCGTCCTCAACATTACCATTGACGACGTTACCGGCCTTCGCCAACCTTCCCATTGCCATTACGGCCCTCATGTCCAACATTGCTTCGCAGTTGGACGCTGCTCTGGGAACAGTGCTCCTCGCGTTGCTATCAGAAGCggacaagggcgaggagttTGATGCCGACAACCTGCGCGCCAAAATAGGCCCTATGCTCGGCGGTTTGTTACGATGCGGAAGGATCGACACATTGGCTGGGGTCTGGAGGACGGCCGTTACCACTGCCATTCGGGAGGGAGGCCGACAG CACCTTCCAGTATCgaatgccgaggaggacgcagACGGTGCCGGGGACGGGCGCGGCCACAGCCTCGCAGAGTCCTTGCAAGCTATGAGCCACGTTCAGTTCCTGGATGTCGCCAGGAAGATGTACGGCTCAATGCTGTCGCGTCTGAATCTCGTTCAGAAGATTGGCGACGAGATGGCCGCCATTCTGGAGGAGAACAA CTCCATCACACCACTATCCATCGCGCATAGCTCAGGCCCTAACGCCGTGCTCAAGTCTCCTGAGGCATCACCGTTTGAACCtgccgacgtcctcggtgCCGCCTGCGAGCTGGCCAACACGCGTTCATCCAAGATCTTGTCTGTGCGCTCCGAGCAGAACGCGTCATTACCCATCGAGCAATTCGTCGAGATCTTTAGCGAGAGCTGGGAAttcgtcgtcgccacggAGACCATGGCCAAGCGCATGATCGTGTCACTCCGCGGTGtcgccgcccagcaggcAAGACAGTTCCTCATGACATACCATGGCCAGCGACTTACCAAGTCGGCCAAGTTTGTTGAGGATGAGACGTGGGTGCAGGTCGACATTCCTCCAGCTACACAGCACGCTGTCAACCTCTTCATCGAGGCTGCCGTCAGCGACCCACCAGAGTGCTTTGTGCCCCCACGCCAGGCCCCCAACGGCACAGCGAATGGCGACACTCCCAAGGCCAATGCCAAGGTCGTGCAGATTGAGGACAAGCCGTACTTTGCTGTCAAGGCGACGTCGGAATCACTGCAACTTCTCGCCGAGTATCTCAGCGTTGtggtcaacctcgacctggTGTGCACGGATGTTATGGCGCGCATCATTGAGTTCCTCAAGTCGTTCAACTCCAGAACGTGTCAAGTTGTGCTGGGTGCCGGTGCCATGCGGTCCGCAGGCTTGAAGAACATTACAGCAAAGCATCTTG ccctTGCATCCCAATCACTATCCATCATTATTGCTCTCATCCCTTACATCCGCGAGTTCATTCGGCGCCACCTGAACCCCAAACAGGCCGTCATGCTCATCGAAttcgacaagctcaagcgcGACTACCAGGAGCACCAGAATGAGATCCACGCCAAGCTGGTCGCGATCATGGCCGACCGGTTGGCTGTGCACTGCGGCGAGCTCCGCGAGATCGACTGGGAGGCGACGCCTGCGCGTGACGGACCCCGCCAATACGCCCTCATGCTCACAAAGGAGACACAAACGCTGCATAAGGTACTGTCCAAGTACCTGTCGCAGGCGACCGTGGAAGGTGTCATGTCGCAAGTTCTGGCTGCGAGCGTCCACCGCTTGAGCGAGGAGTACGGCAAGGTCGAGTTCAAGTCGGAagaggccaagaagcgcatGGCGATGGACGCCGCATACATCAACGCCAAGCTCGGTCCGCTCTCCGAagccggcaccgccgtcgcaTCACTGGAAACTCtcgtcaaggacaaggcAACACCGCGAAAGGTGACGATGCGTGGCTTGCTACGCCGCAACGGCTCGTCAAACAACGACTCGTCAACAGGCGCAGGAGCACCAGCAGACGACGGTAcggaggcgggcgaggatgTTGACGAGGATGGGGATATCCTAACAGAGGCAGTGCCGAGTGGTGACCACGACAGCAAGGAGGAAGACGCAAATGGGGGTGCTGCGGGCCGGGCGAGTGAGGAGAAACAGGCCGAGTTGACGCAGAGTGCTGAGGGTAAAGAGGAAAAGGTtgagaaggacgaggcgccgAAGACGCCAGAGAAGAGCAAGGTGCCACTGCCCGAAGGCGAGAAGTATTCCGAGTGGTCGACGCGATCGCCGGCCATGTCTCCCGTCAGGTCACCCGAGCGGGTGCAGCGGGTACTCTCGCCGGAGCCCCCGTCAAAGTCGCCTGAGCCGCCAGCCAAGTCTCCCGACCTGCCACCCAAGTCTCCCGAACCGGCACTCAAGagccccacgccgccagagAAGGACCTCCCTGCGGCTGCCTCAGACCCGCTTTCGTCGGCCGCCCCggcaccaccatcaccgaccaagcctgcgccgccatcaccaacCAAAGCTTCCCCACCACCTGTATCTGCCGAGGACCCAAGACCGATGCCGCccaacaagcccaagccaCGGATGTCGCTCGAGGCGAGGCTtaaggccaagctcgcggcccaggcggcgagcgccaagCCTGAcaagccgcgcgcgtcgagcgagagcgccgagcgggtGTCCGTGGACTCTGTGCCAGAGAGAGTGTCTGTGGATGTGGCGAAGCCTGCCGATGCGGACAAGCCTGCCGCTGCGGAACCACCTGCCGACAAGCCTCATGAGGACACTGCCAAGGACGCTCCTACccccgaggcggccaaggacgcTGCGATTACAACACCACCGACTACATCACCCAACGACGTTACGGAGACTGTCgactccgccgccgccgccgcctcccctaccaccacaccatcgccgccaccaaAAGACGACACCGCCATTGTACCATCCATACCGGAGGCGAAAGATACTCCCGAGTAG
- the MET1A gene encoding DNA (cytosine-5)-methyltransferase 1A has product MAPSKSHPARHTADRHHHHRAPSHKRHPSKPRQRPPVAIKPGDVVEVITKRHGFQLALVRRVGVDEAHVHWVRSSEMVAPDQVVLRHAQCRTVSRGSIVKRRRLYFTDVVERVPASHVVGRGVLNVAGHIESFTCSELLPAAEPAELRACVPCRAEHERHAAETEQFAQLKLNSADLFAGGGGSVLGALHAGFSVRHAVDTDETCIATLAANATMRHVGMRRMSVEAYAAHVKRDHLALVFAGPPCQGHSGANRFRDVNDPRNAELWTTLAAIERIRPDVAVIENVRGIKDEREAPAGTINYAREAVRRLLAMGYQVRLALLDARCLGSPQSRVRLFILAARRGVPLPSFPAPSHAARVPQTLLRIDGVDERLSLGPGGHGAPLPPITTAQAISDMPAFDMWRRPRGFTRPVPYARPPANDFQRRMRASGALLADHRTEHMRPIVAAVSGGADADDHLPGVRRRADAHGAVGTLLTSARPGGRGTGVVHPEQERVFTVAERKRCQGFPDSYRFLGGTAAANKMIGNAVCVQVAEAICRQVKHDVYWEHWRSAGKPDTKTFWRSWRKAHPVGDV; this is encoded by the exons ATGGCCCCGAGCAAGAGTCACCCTGCCCGCCACACCGCCgaccgtcaccaccaccaccgcgcgccgtcgcacAAACGGCACCCCAGCAAGCCCCGGCAGCGCCCGCCGGTGGCCATAAAGCCCGgcgatgtcgtcgaggtaATCACCAAGCGGCACGGcttccagctcgcgctcgtgcgccgcgtcggcgtcgacgaaGCGCATGTCCACTGGGTGCGCAGCTCCGAGATGGTGGCCCCCGACCAGGTGGTGCTGCGGCACGCTCAGTGCCGTACCGTGTCTCGCGGCAGCATCGTGAAGCGG CGGAGGCTGTACTTCACCGACGTGGTGGAGCGGGTTCCCGCCTCACATGTCGTCGGGAGGGGCGTGCTCAACGTAGCGGGGCACATCGAGTCGTTCACGTGCTccgagctgctgccggcCG ccgagccggccgagctgcgcgctTGCGTGCCCTGCCGCGCAGAGCAtgagcgccacgccgccgagacggAGCAGTTTGCGCAGCTCAAGCTGAACAGCGCCGACCTgttcgccggcggcgggggcagcgtgctcggcgccctGCACGCGGGGTTCAGCGTGCGGCATGCCGTCGACACCGACGAGACGTGTATCGCCACGCTTGCTGCCAACGCAACCATGCGCCACGTCGGCATGCGGCGCATGAGCGTCGAGGCGTACGCTGCGCACGTGAAGCGcgaccacctcgcgctcgtgtttGCCGGGCCGCcgtg TCAAGGACACTCTGGCGCCAACCGCTTTCGCGACGTCAACGACCCGCGTAACGCCGAGCTGTGGACCACGCTCGCGGCCATCGAGCGTATCCGGCCCGACGTCGCGGTAATTGAAAACGTCCGTGGAAtcaaggacgagcgcgaggccccCGCAGGGACGATAAACTATGCCCGCGAGGCGGTCAGGCGGCTCCTGGCGATGGG GTACCAGGTGCGTctggcgctcctcgacgcacGATGCCTTGGCTCCCCGCAGTCCCGCGTACGGCTGttcatcctcgccgcgcgccggggcgtgccgctgccgtcgttcccggcgccgagccacgccgcgcgcgtcccGCAGACACTGCTGCGTATCGACGGGGTGGACGAGCGCCTCAGTCTCGGGCCAGGAGGCCACGgagcgccgctgccgcccatCACGACGGCGCAGGCCATCTCCGATATGCCGG CATTCGACAtgtggcgccgcccgcgcgggTTCACGCGCCCAGTGCCGTATGCGCGTCCTCCGGCCAACGACTTCCAGCGCCGCATGCGAGCtagcggcgcgctgctggctgaCCACCGTACAGAGCACATGCGCCC GATCGTGgctgccgtcagcggcggcgccgacgccgacgaccacctgCCTG GtgtgcgccgtcgcgcggatgcacacggcgccgtcggcaccctGCTCACCTCTGCTCGGCCAGGCGGACGGGGCACCGGGGTCGTCCACCCCGAG CAAGAACGCGTCTTCACCGTCGCGGAGCGCAAGCGCTGTCAGGGCTTCCCTGACAGCTACCGCTTCCTAGGGGGCACGGCGGCTGCCAACAAAATGATTGGCAACGCCGTGTGCGTgcaggtggccgaggccatcTGCCGTCAGGTGAAGCACGACGTCTATTGGGAGCACTGGCGGAGCGCTGGCAAGCCCGACACGAAGACGTTCTGGCGCTCGTGGCGAAAAGCCCACCCCGTCGGTGACGTCTAA
- the SPBC1703.11 gene encoding OPA3-like protein yields MASIKIFSLAVKTLAKPIANAIKAQATEHETFRKICIGVAQGIHRTEARMRLGLLNEEASKVKPLNDAKAVQNGANTIAEGFLFFVGAGLVLGETYRSSRKNANRRDLVAERLDSLESEIQTLRERESDEVKALTARSEGLERALSTVVDSGLRAGWLNLGHDESEVLRLVAQLPGQPFALRQTDGSESGASSVDSADDSGLDAPSPA; encoded by the exons atggcGTCGATCAAGATCTTCAGCCTGGCAGTAAAG ACCCTGGCCAAGCCCATCGCGAATGCCATCAAGGCCCAGGCAACAGA ACACGAGACCTTCCGCAAGATCTGTATCGGCGTTGCCCAG GGGATCCACCGCACCGAGGCAAGGATGCGCCTGGGCTTGTTGAACGAGGAGGCGTCCAAGGTGAAGCCGCTCAACGATGCAAA GGCCGTGCAGAACGGTGCAAACACAATAGCGGAAGGGttcctcttcttcgtcggcgccggcctaGTGCTAGGAGAAACGTAtcgctcgtcgaggaagaaCGCAAATCGACGAGACctggtcgccgagcgccttgacTCACTCGAGTCGGAGATTCAGACACTACGAGAGCGAGAAAGCGACGAAGTCAAGGCTCTCACAGCACG GTCTGAGGGTCTGGAACGAGCCCTGTCGACGGTCGTGGACAGCGGCCTGAGAGCCGGCTGGCTCAACCTGGGCCATGACGAGTCGGAAGTgctccgtctcgtcgcccaGCTCCCGGGGCAGCCGTTCGCGTTGCGTCAGaccgacggcagcgagaGTGGAGCCTCGTCGGTTGATTCGGCTGACGATTCGGGTCTTGATGCTCCAAGCCCCGCATAA
- the HOG1 gene encoding Mitogen-activated protein kinase HOG1 — protein sequence MADFVKLSIFGTVFEVTTRYVDLQPVGMGAFGLVCSAKDQLSGTSVAIKKIMKPFSTPVLSKRTYRELKLLKHLRHENIISLSDIFISPLEDIYFVTELLGTDLHRLLTSRPLEKQFIQYFLYQILRGLKYVHSAGVVHRDLKPSNILVNENCDLKICDFGLARIQDPQMTGYVSTRYYRAPEIMLTWQKYDVAVDIWSTGCIFAEMLEGKPLFPGKDHVNQFSIITELLGTPPDDVIQTIASENTLRFVQSLPKREKVPFATKFPSADPLSLDLLEKMLVFDPRTRISATEGLGHEYLAPYHDPTDEPVAAEVFDWSFNDADLPVDTWKVMMYSDILDFHNLGDMSHNEAEGPVTGDVTVAAPVA from the exons ATGGCCGACTTTGTCAAGCTGTCCATCTTCGGAACAGTCTTTGAGGTGACGACGCGTTACGTCGACCTCCAGCCCGTAGGCATGGGTGCCTTTGGTCTGGTGTG CTCTGCCAAGGACCAGTTGTCTGGCACGTCGGTCGCCATCAAGAAGATCATGAAGCCCTTCTCCACCCCCGTCCTCAGCAAGCGCACCTAccgcgagctcaagctcctcaagcACCTGCGACACGAAAAC ATTATCTCCCTCAGCGACATCTTCATCTCCCCCCTCGAGGACATCTACTTTGTGACCGAGCTCCTTGGCACCGACCTGCACCGTCTCCTCACCTCGCGGCCACTCGAGAAGCAGTTTATCCAGTACTTCCTCTACCAGATTCTCCGTGGTCTCAAGTATGTCCACTCCGCAGGCGTTGTCCACCGTGACCTCAAGCCCTCCAACATTCTCGTCAACGAAAACTGTGATCTCAAG ATCTGCGACTTTGGCCTTGCACGAATTCAGGACCCCCAGATGACTGGCTATGTTTCGACTCGCTACTACCGCGCACCCGAGATCATGTTGACCTGGCAGAAGTACGACGTTGCAG TGGACATCTGGAGCACGGGCTGCATTTTCGCCGAGAtgctcgagggcaagccACTTTTCCCAGGAAAGGACC ATGTCAACCAGTTCTCCATCAtcaccgagctcctcggcacaCCCCCTGACGATGTTATCCAGACCATTGCCAGCGAAAAC ACTCTCCGCTTCGTTCAGAGCTTGCCGAAGCGTGAGAAGGTCCCCTTCGCTACCAAGTTCCCCAGCGCGGACCCCCTCT CGCTTGACCTCTTGGAGAAGATGCTGGTGTTTGACCCCCGTACGCGTATCTCGGCCACTGAGGGTCTTGGGCACGAGTACCTTGCGCCGTACCACGACCCTACCGATGAGCCtgttgccgccgaggtgTTTGACTGGTCGttcaacgacgccgacctgccAGTGGACACTTGGAAGGTGATGATGTACTCTGACATTCTTG ACTTCCACAACCTCGGTGACATGTCGCacaacgaggccgagggaCCAGTGACAGGGGACGTGACCGTTGCCGCGCCTGTCGCATAA
- the RTC6 gene encoding 54S ribosomal protein RTC6, mitochondrial, producing the protein MFGLFRLRLLAGPSRQCSTHAHASLARPTVSALVPSFASARLGALPRPAAAPQALRVLGQVRGMKVRSSVKKFCDGCAVVRRKGRIYIVCSKNPKHKQRQG; encoded by the exons ATGTTCGGCCTCTTCCGTCTCCGCCTCCTGGCAGGCCCCTCGCGCCAGTGCTcgacgcacgcgcacgcaTCGCTTGCCCGCCCgaccgtctcggcgctcgtgccgtcgttcgcctcggcgcgtctcggcgcccttCCCCGCCCCGCAGCGGCACCGCAGGCGCTCCGCGTGCTCGGACAGGTGCGCGGCATGAAGGTCCGGAGCAGCGTCAAGAAGTTTTGCGACGGGTGTGCTGTTGTGCGCAG GAAAGGAAGAATCTACATTGTCTGCTCGAAGAACCCCAAGCACAAGCAG AGGCAAGGATAG
- the MSF1 gene encoding Phenylalanine--tRNA ligase, mitochondrial produces the protein MLLTRLPRAVASRAAITTFPRVTRVTVARTAVLPRRFQSTTPTEPLTVLGKTYPRDEWTNATPTILSKVGRNLHLQEGHPLSTLRGIIENHFEGYQSVRTESPIVTVHQNFDELGFPKDHPGRSKTDSYYVNAEHMLRTHTSAHEVESYRSDKNAFLIAADVYRRDEIDSSHYPVFHQMEGMRIWDQGDLSELKAENARLAAELAKSPLQVEDDTVVGPSNPYQAKHDPEHAAEITQNLKHRLNGLILKLFGHVAAAKGEPLRIRWIEATFPWTSPSFEVEVWFNDDWLEILGCGVVMQQTLETSGMGHKAGWAFGLGLERIAMVLFDIQDIRLFWSTDSRFLNQFEQGRINTFKPYSKYPPVNRDMSFWLPDAAVEGREPWHENDYCEIVRNVAGDLVENVSLIDDFTHPKTGRRSLAYRINYRSMDRSLRNEDVNELQAEVEKQVVEALGIEMK, from the exons ATGCTCCTCACACGGctgccccgcgccgtcgcatcgcgcgccgccatcaccacgTTCCCCCGGGTCACCCGGGTGACTGTggcgcgcaccgccgtcCTCCCCCGCCGGTTCCAGAGCACAA cgccgaccgAACCCCTCACCGTCCTCGGTAAGACGTACCCGCGTGACGAGTGGACCAACGCCACGCCGACCATCCTGTCCAAGGTCGGCCGTAACCTCCACCTCCAGGAGGGCCACCCCCTGTCCACGCTGCGCGGCATCATCGAGAACCACTTTGAGGGCTACCAGTCTGTCCGGACCGAGTCGCCGATCGTGACGGTCCATCAGAACTTTGACGAGCTCGGATTCCCCAAGGACCACCCCGGTCGGTCCAAGACGGACAGCTACTACGTCAACGCGGAACACATGCTGCGCACGCACACGTCGGCccacgaggtcgagtcgtACCGATCCGACAAGAACGCGttcctcatcgccgccgacgtgtaccgccgcgacgagatCGACAGCAGCCACTACCCCGTCTTCCACCAGATGGAGGGCATGCGTATCTGGGACCAGGGCGACCTgagcgagctcaaggccgagaacGCACGCCTTGCAGCCGAGCTGGCAAAGTCGCCGCtccaggtcgaggacgacacggTCGTCGGCCCGTCCAACCCTTACCAGGCCAAGCACGACCCCGAGCACGCGGCCGAGATTACGCAGAACCTCAAGCACCGGCTCAACGGTCTCATTCTCAAGCTGTTCGGccacgtcgccgcggccaagggcgagcCACTGCGTATCCGCTGGATCGAGGCCACGTTCCCTTGGACATCGCCGAgcttcgaggtcgaggtgtgGTTCAACGACGACTGGCTCGAGATCctcggctgcggcgtggTGATGCAGCAGACGCTCGAGACGTCGGGCATGGGACACAAGGCCGGGTGGGCgtttggcctcggcctcgagcgcatcgCCATGGTGCTCTTCGACATCCAGGACATCCGTCTCTTCTGGTCCACCGACTCGCGCTTCCTCAACCAGTTTGAGCAGGGCAGGATCAACACATTCAAGCCGTACTCCAAGTACCCGCCCGTCAACCGCGACATGAGCTTCTGGCTGCCCGATGCCGCTGTCGAGGGCCGCGAGCCATGGCACGAGAACGACTACTGCGAGATTGTGCGCAATGTGGCTGGAGATCTCGTCGAGAATGTGTCGCTT ATCGACGACTTCACCCACCCCAAAACCGGTCGCAGGAGTCTGGCCTACCGGATCAACTACCGTAGCATGGACAG GTCGCTGCGCAACGAGGACGTCAACGAGCTTcaggccgaggtggagaagcAGGTTGTCGAGGCGCTGGGCATTGAGATGAAGTAA